Genomic segment of Terriglobales bacterium:
TCGCACAATCGATTCAGAACTACGGGCCAATCGAAGTGCTCACGATAAAACTCGCGGGCGCGGGTTCCAAGCTGCCGACGCAGGTGAGAGTCGGCGAGCAGACGCAGTGTCTGCGCCACGAGTTGATCCGAACTCGCTGCTGGGGCAAGCAGTAGCGCATTACTACGCCCCCAGAGATCTTCGCTGAGCTTTCCCAATGTCGAGACCACCGGCAGGCCATGAGAGAGGCAGGCCATCAGACTGGTACGGCGGGAACTAGCGCCGTCGGGATAAGGCTGAAGCATCAGATCGCAGGCTGCGAGATGAAGCGAAAGCTCACGGCTGCTAAGACGCCCGCCCCCATGAATGCGGCCGGCGAACTGAGGATGTTGCGATGACAACAACTGTGCCTCCGCGTCACTGCCACGGCCGAGCTGAAGGACGTTTGCCGTTGAACATTCGGTAAGAACCGTTTGCAGAGCGGGACGAAGGATGCCTGAAATCAGATTTCCATAGGTGCCGAGGTGGCCGATCAGGGTCGATTGGTCATCGCCAAGATAGCGGGCACGAATAGTTGCGCTGGTGCCGGGATCGGAAAACACCGGTACCGTGCTCGGGATTGGCAACCACACAAATGGGAGCGACGGGGGTGCGTAAGGGCGGAGCATTGGCTCCCAAGCGGGGATCGAAATAAACACGCGGTTGGCGGCTTTCAGCAATGTTGATGTCATTACGCGATGCAGGGCTGCGGGCAAGTTCTGCCGCCAGGATTTTGCGCTGAAAGAGAGGAAAGGTTCGTGGATCATTAAATCCAGCAGGTCGCCCTTTCTCGCGCGTGCTGCGATCCATCGGCAGAAAGCAAGATTCATCGACCTCCGCCCGTAGCCATGCGGCACCCACTGCAACAAAATCCTGCGTGGATGAGGAAACTCCTCCAGCAGGGCGCCGGCATGGCGGAGATCGCGAGGGGAGAAGGAACCCATCTCCGGATGGTGTCTAACGCCTGGTTGCCTAGGCAGCGGGTCAGCCGAATCCGGCGGGTACCAGACGTGTACCGAATCACCGCGGCGGGCGAGTTCGCCGGCGAGGAGATAGCTGTAATCGGCAACCCCTCCCATCCGGGGCGGATACTCGCAGGTGATAATGTGCCATTCAGGCATAGGTCAGGCCTGCGCGTAAATTTCCAGGCAGCGTTTAACCACTGCGGGCCACAGGAACTTCTCCAGGACGCGCTGCCGGGCGGCTTGCCCCATGGTGCGTGCCTGGTCTGGATTTTCCCGTAGCCACAGAATGCGCTTGCGAAGCGTGGTCTCGTCATCAGGGGGAACAACGAATCCCGAGACGCCGTCCTCCACGATTTCCGGCAGGCTGGCTACCGCAGTGCAGATCGCTGGACGTCCACATGCCATGCCCTCAAGCAGTGTCTGTCCCAGAAGCTCGGGGACTTTAGTGGTTTGGCCGTAGAGATTCCGATAAAGGCTGGGAAGGACAACACAGAGAGCGTGACGGTAGGAGCTGATAAGCTCTGCGTCCGTGCAGTCATGATGAAAGGTGACCTGCTTGCGCGCGGCGAGAGCGCGAAGCTCTGTATAGTAAAGCTCGCCTTCCCCTATACGTGGCCCGATTAGATCGAGCGGGACGTGATCTGGCATAGCTCGGATCAGGAAGTCCACCCCCTTGTGCGGCAGAAGGCGGCCCACAAAGAGCACGCTGCTCGCGCCATTCGGCAAGATGGAATCGTTGGGAGAAAATTTCTCCGTATCCACACCACCCAGGATGACATGTGCCCACTTCCGGCGATCGTGACCGAAGGCGGCGCGGCTGTACTGGCTGATGTGCAGGTGGCCGTGATACCAGCGATCGGTGGAAAGGTAGGCGGAGATGTCCCAGCCGCCTCCCCCGAGATCGGTCACGAAGACCTTGCGTCCGGTTAGGCGCGAGCACAATGCGGCGAGCGAGCTGGCCAGAACATGCTGCTGATGACAGTGAATCACGTTGGCCCAGCGCAGCTCGGAAAACAGCGCTCCAGAGAATGGATTTGAGCGCTGGCCGCGGACGTACCACGAATGTCCCGCCACCCTAATGCGGAGACCACCATCCATCTGCTCGATCTCCTTATCGCCGAAGGTCAGCAGGCGGGTGGGGACTTCGCGCGACATGTAACGCGCCAGCTCCAGGGCGTATCGCTCCGCTCCACCCACCACGCCGGTCGGTCCGAAGAGCGCGGGGACGATGTGGAGAACCCGCATTTGGTGGGAAGAGCCGTTTCGCATTGAATTAACTGGTCAAGGTACTTCGGGTTAGCCGGCGCAGAATTCGGCTTGCGCTCGCCCGGATGACCGAAGGTCCGGCTGCCAGCCATTGGCGGAAACCTGCGGCGCTCCTTCGTTCACTCGCCAGGCGTTCCCGGAAGGCCCGGGGATGAACGATGGCAAATGGGCCGGCGCTCTTGCGGGCTTCTTCCAGTAATAAAGGTGAGGATTGCAAGTAGTCATCCCGGACCATAAGGAGAGTGTTCTGTGCGTACCACCACTCGACTTTGGGATCGTTCCATATACGGCGGCGAATGCAGTCCACGGGAACGAAGCCGAACTTGCGAAAGTGTTCAATCCACCATGTTGGCCATTGTTCGTTGATGTGATTGGTTCCGGTCTGAGCAGGAACAGCGGCAGAGAACAGGATCACCGGTGAGAGCGCGACCAGCGATTCGATGAAACTCTCCGCGCTGGAAGCCGGAAGATGCTCGGCAACCTCAAGCGACATAGCAAGGTCGAAGACTCGATCGACGCCGAACGGCCGCGTCAGATCGCGAGGGCAGAAGTTTTCAGCCGCGATGAGCAGAGTGGAGCGATCGACGTAATCTCCATCAATGCCCAATACGTCGTCCACTCCAAGTTTCTGGGCAGCAGCCAGCCAGGCGGCCACACCGCAGCCCACGTCCACCACGGAGCGTACCGGTATCAACTGCAATACCTGCGGCAGCACGCGCAGCGCAGATTGATAAGAGCCTTGCTGCTGCTGCTCATAAAAGGCTCGGGTGTACGGTGCGGATTCCGCCGCAAGTGTCGGGTTGGCTGCGGTGTTTGTCATCTTGGGCGGGAGGAAACGAAGGCAATCTCAACCGGCTCAAGAGTCCAGGTTGCAGGCCAGAAGATCGGACCGCACTCAGCACCAGGAAGCTGGCCATTCCCGAAAACATCGGCAGAGATCACCTCAAATGAAAAGGCGTCGTAAAGGACGTCGTAGTCGTCGTAGAGATCCCCGAAGAAAAGATCTACGCAATAGGTGTCCGGCATAAGCGGGAGGTTAGCCAAGCGACAGGTGATGATGCCTTCGGACGCTGCATCCTCGAATTGGTAACCGCGAACCATACGGTTGTTGATTCCGAATACTGGCGAACCATGATTGTTCTTTACTATCAACCCCAAGACTGGCCTAAGGGGTTGAGGGCTGCAGTATTCGACGCGAAGAGACAACGAACTCCCCATGCGTATCGTTGACGTCGGCATTCCATCATCGCCCCGGAGCGACACACTCCGCATAATCGGCTGATAACCCGCCGGACGCCCCGGGTGGAGAACGAGATCATTAGAGCTCTCTTTGGGGGCGGCATCCGCGGAGAGATATCTGCCAATCAAGTCGTGCGGAGTTCCAAGGCCCTCCAGCCGTCCCCCGGAAATGTACAGGCAGCGATTGCAGAGCGACTCCACTGCGGCCATGTTGTGGCTGACGAAGAGCACGGTACGGCCGCTGGAACTGACGTCGCGCATCTTCCCCAGGCACTTCTTTTGAAATTTGGCATCGCCCACGGCGAGGACTTCGTCCACCAGCAGGATTTCCGATTCGAGAAAAGCGGCCACCGCAAAGGCCAGACGAAGATACATCCCGCTGGAGTAGCGCTTGACAGGCGTGTCGATGAAGCGCTCGACTTCAGCGAAAGCTACGATGTCGTCAAATTTGGCGTCGATCTCGGTTCGCTTCATGCCGAGGATGGCGCCGTTGAGATAGACATTTTCGCGTCCCGTGAGTTCGGGATGAAAACCGGTGCCAACTTCAAGCAGACTGCCGACTCGGCCATAGAGATCGACGCGGCCCGTGGTGGGTTCGGTGATGCGCGAAAGAATTTTGAGCAGCGTGGACTTGCCGGCGCCGTTCCGGCCAATGACTCCGATCACGTCGCCAGGCACGGCCTGAAAGGAAACATCTTGCAGCGCCCATATCATTTCTGGCTTGGGTTTGCGAAGCTGCGCCAGCGGCGCGCGAACAACCCGCATGATGGCTTCACGAAGGGTCTCGTAGCGATCCTCCAGGGCGCCGATCGCGTACTGCTTGCCCAGGCTCTCGACTTGGATAATCGGCTTCATCCTAAATCGTGTCCGCGAAAGTGCGCTCCAGGCGCCGAAAAGAGTAGGCGGCGTATACCAGTAATGCCACAGCAACGAGACTCGAGGTCAGGAGCGCCTGCCAGGGAAAGGGCTTGCCGAACAGAGCGGAACGAAAACTCTCGATCACGCCGGTCAGCGGATTCAACGCCAGAGCCCAGCGCCATTTCGCGGGCACGAGGCTGGCCGGATAGATGACCGGAGTGGCGAACATCCAGAACTGCACCGCAAAGGGCAAGGCGTAGCGAATGTCGCGATATTTCACGGTCAAACCCGCGAACAGCATGCCGACTCCAAGTGAGAGCGTGGTGACCAGAGCGATCAAGAGGGGCAGCACAAGGATGCTGGAATGAATGGGCAGGCGATACCAGAACATGAGCCCCGCGAGCAATGCGAAGGCAATGAAGAAATCCACCAGGGCCGCCAGTACGGCTGACCCGGGGATAATCATGCGCGGAAAATAGACTCGGGTAATGAGGTTGGAACTGCCGATGATGCTGGTCGAACTGCTGCCTACCGCGTTGGCAAAATATGTCCAGGGAAGCAGTCCCGCGTAAGCAAAAACCGAATAGGGGATGCCGTCGGAAGGAAGGTGGGCAAGCTTCCCGAAAAACAAGGTGAAGATGATCATCGGGAAAAGTGGCTGAATGATGGCCCAGGCCGCGCCCAAGGCGGTTTGCTTATAGCGAATCTTGATGTCACGCCAGGTAAGAAAGTAGAGCAGCTCGCGGTGGGCCCATACGTCGCCCAGGTCAAGCGAAATCCAGCCCTCACTGGGGCGGATGGTGAGAACGGGCTGCTCGGGTAGCGTAAAAGCATCCGCGTGCGGACGGCCGCGGGAGTCGCTG
This window contains:
- a CDS encoding ABC transporter permease, with product MSQPVALEPQELASVSDSRGRPHADAFTLPEQPVLTIRPSEGWISLDLGDVWAHRELLYFLTWRDIKIRYKQTALGAAWAIIQPLFPMIIFTLFFGKLAHLPSDGIPYSVFAYAGLLPWTYFANAVGSSSTSIIGSSNLITRVYFPRMIIPGSAVLAALVDFFIAFALLAGLMFWYRLPIHSSILVLPLLIALVTTLSLGVGMLFAGLTVKYRDIRYALPFAVQFWMFATPVIYPASLVPAKWRWALALNPLTGVIESFRSALFGKPFPWQALLTSSLVAVALLVYAAYSFRRLERTFADTI
- a CDS encoding class I SAM-dependent methyltransferase, yielding MTNTAANPTLAAESAPYTRAFYEQQQQGSYQSALRVLPQVLQLIPVRSVVDVGCGVAAWLAAAQKLGVDDVLGIDGDYVDRSTLLIAAENFCPRDLTRPFGVDRVFDLAMSLEVAEHLPASSAESFIESLVALSPVILFSAAVPAQTGTNHINEQWPTWWIEHFRKFGFVPVDCIRRRIWNDPKVEWWYAQNTLLMVRDDYLQSSPLLLEEARKSAGPFAIVHPRAFRERLASERRSAAGFRQWLAAGPSVIRASASRILRRLTRSTLTS
- a CDS encoding ABC transporter ATP-binding protein: MKPIIQVESLGKQYAIGALEDRYETLREAIMRVVRAPLAQLRKPKPEMIWALQDVSFQAVPGDVIGVIGRNGAGKSTLLKILSRITEPTTGRVDLYGRVGSLLEVGTGFHPELTGRENVYLNGAILGMKRTEIDAKFDDIVAFAEVERFIDTPVKRYSSGMYLRLAFAVAAFLESEILLVDEVLAVGDAKFQKKCLGKMRDVSSSGRTVLFVSHNMAAVESLCNRCLYISGGRLEGLGTPHDLIGRYLSADAAPKESSNDLVLHPGRPAGYQPIMRSVSLRGDDGMPTSTIRMGSSLSLRVEYCSPQPLRPVLGLIVKNNHGSPVFGINNRMVRGYQFEDAASEGIITCRLANLPLMPDTYCVDLFFGDLYDDYDVLYDAFSFEVISADVFGNGQLPGAECGPIFWPATWTLEPVEIAFVSSRPR
- a CDS encoding glycosyltransferase family 4 protein translates to MRNGSSHQMRVLHIVPALFGPTGVVGGAERYALELARYMSREVPTRLLTFGDKEIEQMDGGLRIRVAGHSWYVRGQRSNPFSGALFSELRWANVIHCHQQHVLASSLAALCSRLTGRKVFVTDLGGGGWDISAYLSTDRWYHGHLHISQYSRAAFGHDRRKWAHVILGGVDTEKFSPNDSILPNGASSVLFVGRLLPHKGVDFLIRAMPDHVPLDLIGPRIGEGELYYTELRALAARKQVTFHHDCTDAELISSYRHALCVVLPSLYRNLYGQTTKVPELLGQTLLEGMACGRPAICTAVASLPEIVEDGVSGFVVPPDDETTLRKRILWLRENPDQARTMGQAARQRVLEKFLWPAVVKRCLEIYAQA
- a CDS encoding glycosyltransferase family 4 protein, whose protein sequence is MPEWHIITCEYPPRMGGVADYSYLLAGELARRGDSVHVWYPPDSADPLPRQPGVRHHPEMGSFSPRDLRHAGALLEEFPHPRRILLQWVPHGYGRRSMNLAFCRWIAARARKGDLLDLMIHEPFLSFSAKSWRQNLPAALHRVMTSTLLKAANRVFISIPAWEPMLRPYAPPSLPFVWLPIPSTVPVFSDPGTSATIRARYLGDDQSTLIGHLGTYGNLISGILRPALQTVLTECSTANVLQLGRGSDAEAQLLSSQHPQFAGRIHGGGRLSSRELSLHLAACDLMLQPYPDGASSRRTSLMACLSHGLPVVSTLGKLSEDLWGRSNALLLAPAASSDQLVAQTLRLLADSHLRRQLGTRAREFYREHFDWPVVLNRLCESPVTLGV